A stretch of DNA from Leptospira kirschneri serovar Cynopteri str. 3522 CT:
CAAAGCGGCGCACTGGCCAATTAAATAACAATGGAACTTGAAGATTTCATAAAAACGATTTATCTCGGTGATCGTGCTTGCAAAAAGATTATTTTAGATAGCTGGGCTCAAGAAGTTAAAATTCAGATAACGTGTATATCTCGTGTTCGTTCTGAACGATGGAATTATTATACGGATGAAGACATTGAGGACGGTTATCTAGTTTTCGAAAAAGTTAAAAATATTAACTTTGAACCACCGGGCCTTATTCCTAACGATTTTATAAACGATGTTACGGTAGAAAAATTGGAAGAGGGTTATTATAATGTAATTATCAATATCAGTGCGGGATATGGAGAAGGTGAAAATATAGATATAGATGTTTGTATCATAACTAAATCTGTGGCCATTGAGGATCCAGAACAACCTAATATTCGGATAAGAGATTAAAATGTTAAATCTCGTTGAGCCTCGCAAAAACTAAAAAAAGAGAAATCTAAAAATTGAAACATAACAAGAAGAAAAGAAAGTAATTTGATCTGCATTACTGCTATATAAAAAAACTATTAAGTTTTCTACTCATTCACTTTCACCTTTTCTTTGGGTTTCAGTAGAAAGAAGTTCTTGTCTAAGATCTCTGGGAGATTTACCCGTATATTTAACACAAGCTCTATGAAAGGAAGAAGCAGAATTAAAACCACACTCAAAAGCAATATTTAAAAGATTATAATTCGCTTTTATACGCATCATATTTTTCACTTCGTTGATTCTATGAAATTGCAGGAAATCAGTAAAACTCATATTCAAATATTGATTTAGATAGTAAGAAGCCTGATGAGTGGAAAGACCTAAACCAGAGGCAAAATCAGGGAGTCTTAGTTCTTCGTCTATAAAACCTTTAGAATCTAAAAAATGATTTAGCTTAATTTTAACTTTTTCAATATCGATCCCTTCTAACAAATCTCTAGACGGATATTTATTTTTTTGAGTTTCTTTGACTTCAGGAATGGTTTCTAATTCAATTTCATTGGTTATGTTAGAATCTGGAATCGTAACAGTAGCCGTCTTATTAAACAAAGAAGGGAAAAAACGTTCTAAAACAAGTGTATAACAAATAACGGAACCCGGAATCATTTCTGTTAAAAGAAAGAAATCCTTTTTATTAAAAACTGTACCAAGAAAATCAAAAACAAAACAAATAGAAATTAAAAACGATAAAAAGGGGAGGTTGAGGTATAAAATAGGTTTATTTGATTTTAAAGCCTTTCTCAAAGACCAGATAAAGGTAAAAATAGAAATCGCAAATCCTAGAATGTTTGTGAAAGATATAAAGTAAAAATCGGGAATGAAATAAGAAAGTAAAATCGTAACTGGAATGATTCCTAAAAGTTTTTTACAATAAATCCAAGGATTATCTAAAGATTCTAATATATACTGGAAACAAACAAATACAGCCAAACTAGAATAAAGAACTAGGCCATAGTAAGAACCGAATAACATTCTACTATCGTTTCGCAAAGTTCCTTGATCGATCAGAATACCGTTATTTAAAATTAGAAAAAACGCAGCAGATTGTAAAACGGACCCGTAGGATTTATTAAAACCATCACTCGAAAAAAGTTTAGAAAATCCTAATAAAAATCCAATAACTACAGCAAAAGCATGAAAATAGATAGCTCCCAACTTTAAGAAATTCTCATAATCTAAAATTCCGATTGTGTTTATATCAAATATGGAAAGGAACTTGGACATGATATTGATTTTAAAAAATTTGTCTTATTGGAAACTCATCGTTACTTTCTAAATCATCCACAAAGTAATGATTGAGAGAGTTGAGTTTTAATATTTTTAAAATAGCCAAGACTTTACGGAAACTTGTCGATTTTAGAATAGCTTCTCGATCTTCTTTGTATAACGGAAAGCCTATATATTTCGAGTATTCGTCTAACTCGGATTCTGTGATGTCTAAGGGTTTTATTTTAAAATAATTGATTACCATAGATTTCTCTTACTTTGGTTTTGATTACTTAAGATGTTGAATTCAATTTTTACTTTTCGATTGCGTAAATCGCACTTTCAAAATTTAGTTATCATAAACAAAAATCAGAGAATAGGATTTATGGAAGGAAGTGATCGAATTAAAGACGGATTCTAACAGGTT
This window harbors:
- a CDS encoding DUF6258 family protein — translated: MELEDFIKTIYLGDRACKKIILDSWAQEVKIQITCISRVRSERWNYYTDEDIEDGYLVFEKVKNINFEPPGLIPNDFINDVTVEKLEEGYYNVIINISAGYGEGENIDIDVCIITKSVAIEDPEQPNIRIRD
- a CDS encoding helix-turn-helix domain-containing protein, translated to MSKFLSIFDINTIGILDYENFLKLGAIYFHAFAVVIGFLLGFSKLFSSDGFNKSYGSVLQSAAFFLILNNGILIDQGTLRNDSRMLFGSYYGLVLYSSLAVFVCFQYILESLDNPWIYCKKLLGIIPVTILLSYFIPDFYFISFTNILGFAISIFTFIWSLRKALKSNKPILYLNLPFLSFLISICFVFDFLGTVFNKKDFFLLTEMIPGSVICYTLVLERFFPSLFNKTATVTIPDSNITNEIELETIPEVKETQKNKYPSRDLLEGIDIEKVKIKLNHFLDSKGFIDEELRLPDFASGLGLSTHQASYYLNQYLNMSFTDFLQFHRINEVKNMMRIKANYNLLNIAFECGFNSASSFHRACVKYTGKSPRDLRQELLSTETQRKGESE
- a CDS encoding LIMLP_19325 family protein; translation: MVINYFKIKPLDITESELDEYSKYIGFPLYKEDREAILKSTSFRKVLAILKILKLNSLNHYFVDDLESNDEFPIRQIF